One region of Microbacterium sufflavum genomic DNA includes:
- the qcrB gene encoding cytochrome bc1 complex cytochrome b subunit yields MATTRTRDQADHDTSRRPLGGRFVGSAANYLDERTSISGLMKELGRKVFPDHWSFMLGEIALWAFVVVFITGTFLTFFFQASMVPTHYTGAYAPMRGMEMTAAFDSALRISFDIRGGLLVRQMHHWAALVFVAGIGLHMLRVFFTGAFRKPRELNWVIGFVLFILAMAEGFTGYSLPDDLLSGNGLRIIDGMIKGLPLIGTWTSFLLFGGEFPGTDIIGRLYTLHILILPMLVIALIALHLILMIVNKHTQFAGPGRTNDNVVGYPIMPVYAAKMGGFFFLVFGVIALLGTFFQILPFWVYGPYDPSPISAGTQPDWYIGFADGALRLAPPNWDVVLFDRTWSFGIIVPVAVMGLFILTVLFYPFIEAWVTGDKREHHIAERPRNAATRTAIGVAGVLFYAVLWAAASSDLIATHFMLTMEGVIHTLQALLILGPVLGYVLTKRICLALQKKDREIVLHGFETGRIVRLPGGEFVEVHQPVDEYERWKLIDVESYQPLVVRPNAKGRIPWHQNLRAAVSRWFFEDRLLPLTRAEVHAADSAHGSHAAVEAPDTDGTAGDGPEHGAQTDR; encoded by the coding sequence ATGGCCACGACGCGCACTCGCGACCAGGCAGACCACGACACCTCCCGACGACCCCTCGGAGGCCGTTTCGTCGGTTCCGCCGCCAACTACCTCGACGAGCGCACCAGCATCTCCGGACTGATGAAGGAGCTGGGGCGCAAGGTGTTCCCCGACCACTGGTCGTTCATGCTGGGCGAGATCGCCCTGTGGGCGTTCGTCGTGGTGTTCATCACGGGCACGTTCCTCACGTTCTTCTTCCAGGCGTCGATGGTCCCCACGCACTACACCGGTGCGTACGCCCCGATGCGCGGCATGGAGATGACGGCCGCGTTCGACTCGGCCCTGCGGATCTCGTTCGACATCCGCGGTGGGCTGCTCGTGCGGCAGATGCACCACTGGGCGGCGTTGGTGTTCGTCGCCGGGATCGGCCTGCACATGCTGCGGGTGTTCTTCACCGGTGCGTTCCGCAAGCCGCGCGAGCTGAACTGGGTGATCGGCTTCGTGCTGTTCATCCTGGCGATGGCCGAGGGCTTCACCGGTTATTCCCTGCCCGACGACCTGCTCTCGGGCAACGGTCTGCGCATCATCGACGGCATGATCAAGGGCCTGCCCCTGATCGGCACCTGGACCTCGTTCCTCCTCTTCGGCGGCGAGTTCCCCGGCACCGACATCATCGGACGGCTCTACACGCTGCACATCTTGATCCTGCCGATGCTCGTCATCGCGCTGATCGCCCTTCACCTGATCCTGATGATCGTGAACAAGCACACGCAGTTCGCCGGCCCCGGCCGCACGAACGACAACGTCGTGGGCTACCCGATCATGCCGGTCTACGCGGCGAAGATGGGCGGGTTCTTCTTCCTCGTGTTCGGCGTGATCGCGCTGCTGGGCACCTTCTTCCAGATCCTGCCGTTCTGGGTGTATGGGCCGTACGACCCCTCGCCCATCTCGGCGGGCACGCAGCCGGACTGGTACATCGGCTTCGCGGACGGTGCGCTGCGCCTCGCCCCGCCGAACTGGGACGTGGTGCTGTTCGACCGCACCTGGTCGTTCGGCATCATCGTGCCGGTGGCCGTGATGGGGCTGTTCATCCTCACCGTGCTGTTCTATCCGTTCATCGAGGCGTGGGTCACGGGCGACAAGCGCGAGCACCACATCGCCGAACGACCGCGCAACGCGGCCACGCGCACGGCCATCGGTGTCGCGGGCGTCCTCTTCTATGCGGTGCTGTGGGCGGCGGCGTCGTCCGACCTCATCGCCACGCACTTCATGCTCACGATGGAGGGCGTGATCCACACACTCCAGGCGCTGCTGATCCTCGGTCCCGTGCTCGGGTACGTCCTGACGAAGCGGATCTGCCTGGCGCTGCAGAAGAAGGACCGCGAGATCGTGCTGCACGGCTTCGAGACGGGTCGCATCGTGCGACTGCCCGGCGGCGAGTTCGTCGAGGTGCACCAGCCCGTCGACGAGTACGAGCGCTGGAAACTCATCGACGTGGAGTCGTATCAGCCGCTGGTCGTGCGGCCGAACGCGAAGGGGCGCATTCCGTGGCATCAGAACCTGCGCGCCGCGGTGTCGCGGTGGTTCTTCGAGGACAGGCTGCTGCCGCTCACCAGGGCTGAGGTGCACGCGGCCGACAGCGCCCACGGGTCGCACGCGGCGGTGGAGGCTCCGGACACGGACGGCACCGCGGGAGACGGCCCGGAGCATGGCGCACAGACCGACCGTTGA